The DNA sequence CGGCGGCGCGGCAGATCATCGTCTACGTCGATCGCGTCGAGCCGGGGAAGCCCCTGGCCTTCTCGTTCCACCTCAAGGCGACGATGGTGGTGAAGGCGGTGAACGGCGAGTCGGCCGTCTACCCGTACTACAACCCCGAGAAGCGCGACGCGTCGAAGCCGGTGGTCTTCAGGACCGCGAAGGCCGGGCGGTGACGTGAAGCGCCGGGCGCCGGGGAATGGACGGCGGGGCGGGGAGCCGCTATCCTCCCCCGCCTTTGAGATTCCCTGGGCCGACCGCGCGGAGAGGTGGTGGAGTGGCCGATCACAACCGCCTGCTAAGCGGTTGCACGGGTAAAACTGTGCCGAGGGTTCGAATCCCTCCCTCTCCGCCACGCCGCCAGTGAGGGTCCTCTTCTCGGCCTTCTCGGCCTACTCCCCCTACGGCAGCGAATCGCTCGTCGGGTACAACTACGCGCGCGTCCTCGCGCGCCGCCACGAGCTGACGGTCATCACGTGCAAGCCGACCGATCTCTCCACGGAGATACCGGGCGTGAGGGCGGTCCACACGATCGATCTCGGGGGGCGCGACTTCAACGAGGTCTCGCGGGCCTCGCTGCTCTCCTTCGAGATGCGCCAGTGGGGGCCGGCGTCCCGCGCGCGCCGGGCGGGCGTCGACCTCATCCACCGCGTCAACCCGTGCAGCCTGGCCGACCCGACTTTCCTTGCCTTCATGAACCGGCCGCTGGCGATAGGGCCGGTCCTCACCAACGACGATCCTCCGGTCTCGTTCCGCGAGATCACCGATCGGGAGATCTCGCGCTACAAGGCCGACACGGCCTGGTTCCGGAGGCTCAGGCCGCACGCGCGGCTCTCGAGCGTGATGTTCGGCGCGATGCTTCATTCCTGGACGCATCTCAAGAAGGCGACGCGCATCCTCGTCGGGAGCGAGGCCACGCTCCAGAAGATCCCGGCGCGGTTCCGCGGTCGCTGCGAGCCGATCGTGTACGCGGGCGTCGAGCACGAGGTCTTCACCCCGGGGCCGCCGATCGCGCGGGGCGGCGCCGGCGGGCCGGTGAAGCTCCTGACGGTCGGGCGCCTCATGCCCTACAAGGGGATCGAGCTGCTCCTGCGCATGTGCGGCCGCCTCCGGGCGCGCTGCGACTTCACCCTCACGATCGTCGGCCGCGGCTCACCGTGGTACACCGGCTTTCTGGAGAGCGTGGCCGATCGGGAATCGATCGGAGATCGCGTCCGCTTCCTCGCCCCGATTCCACGCGCGGAGCTGATCGAGATGTACCGCTCCCACGACGTCTTCTGCTTCCCGTC is a window from the Acidobacteriota bacterium genome containing:
- a CDS encoding glycosyltransferase family 4 protein; the protein is MRVLFSAFSAYSPYGSESLVGYNYARVLARRHELTVITCKPTDLSTEIPGVRAVHTIDLGGRDFNEVSRASLLSFEMRQWGPASRARRAGVDLIHRVNPCSLADPTFLAFMNRPLAIGPVLTNDDPPVSFREITDREISRYKADTAWFRRLRPHARLSSVMFGAMLHSWTHLKKATRILVGSEATLQKIPARFRGRCEPIVYAGVEHEVFTPGPPIARGGAGGPVKLLTVGRLMPYKGIELLLRMCGRLRARCDFTLTIVGRGSPWYTGFLESVADRESIGDRVRFLAPIPRAELIEMYRSHDVFCFPSLADTYGIALVEAMSCGLPVVVSDCGGPAEIAGLAGARIPVVSPEQYIAEGAEILGGILESPARLAEMGRASRARVLERHDWGKIGARIEEIYSGLA